One window from the genome of Salvia miltiorrhiza cultivar Shanhuang (shh) chromosome 7, IMPLAD_Smil_shh, whole genome shotgun sequence encodes:
- the LOC130993642 gene encoding methyl-CpG-binding domain-containing protein 9 isoform X2 — protein sequence MEAETSNAKGGAKMAFQIDLNEMPISSPREVADDAVLRSAGASSVCVVCRKGVPVGIVPDKVTGELRHERKCFRCLLRNDNAGGGDAGRFDINASPPREAEDGDVITVVAGRDGTGGGRVQAYVHSSFYSHHVNTSKLNPMLDGIGHDLPKTSSIAVDSPYSRFRGALLQKVHSDGILGTIHKESTFAARLRASHTPPEFPPASPNVLYLQTLREYIAERSGTLGEGWRVEFEFCDKEYKTSAVYIAPDGSRFRSMEDVAFHFGLSSRYHYSENDNVSTESASIRSGMKKESPVIMTAQNCRQRQKMSRASKNQGFLFSLGVKSCPEIIYNKSIREFGSSEHGDLHDSIHEGFPVQYHDFCLISAGNIDPRPSYHNANQIWPVGYRCSWHDRVTGSLFLCDVSDGGDSGPIFKVKRYPCTMQSIPVGSTILVKKKAAVCKSDGIEGLDDLATFQVVDDDSISTITLLNEETPPCLDNCLSTLKREEEVQNPQEDNSSNSNLEVPPQRTGNLVNDAAGLNDMIGEFQVEGRSISSVWEKVSQAFLYACREMYKQKGAIKFFCSHDVFGMNNDNLDGADSLSKYCYFEGLASIPPLVQNENELNKACEVLSAWLKQDRFGLNEDFVREILEQIPLVTACSEYEKLKDRNKNSGLQTVGSGFLQVEQKTNNTSETSKRSLLKLGEAEDTLKRDPCPPGKQLNRRLPSYLMGDALQVWELAWRFLEVLELGQPFTFQELESELVNPWLDSYPLDLRHETVETGDGASSSCEKVSQAGSASIGRCTGLLLAKILGSLLKLLVTELLSKAAVYVRPNLDAGESKSKRGRKKDLDWLAELKKTKLDMLPVNELTWHEIARRYILAVLSMDGNLDSAEVASRESGKVFHCLQGDGGVLCGSLTGIAALEGDAMVLADAMKEIYGSLKTKNDIVSLCQGESDANGAQTIEVNDGVIPEWAQVLEPVRKLPTNVGARIRNCIHEALTRNPPEWAKRELEHAISKEVYKGNASGPTKRAVISVLARVTSENPQQKAEKKEKVKIKTNMSDLITKQCRIVLRRAAVSDEDKVFCNLLGRIILNPNDTDDEGLLGYPAMVSRPLDFRTIDLRLAAGAYGGSHEAFVDDVREVWRNIHTAYGDRSELIDVAQNLSKKFEDLYEKEVLTLLQKMADISNVKDSSPDALKDRDDLLVQVCNSALPRAPWDEGICKVCGMDKDDDNVLLCDKCDSEYHRYCLDPPLLRIPEGNWYCPSCVTGQSLPCSTTYGSVSNQHRRKRNLGELSCKFLEELSRLAKLMEMKEHWEFTVEERIFFLKFLFDEALNSATVRDHMDHCASRAADLQNKLRSLTSELKIVKAKEDMFGLSAEKTNSGVFNIRGDLKSDASSSQHTNENIARGNPSEKLAGEKSQHEKIFVKAQPSGGPILQNETPIFIQQQQSDQGHANVLNNVQGSLFTTTQVLPGHNFSCSTSDHETEFVPPATVSSIHESGGHQRPNQADMLSSQGNSLKVCAVRNEITNLLDSIANIELELVKVSLRRDFLGRDCNGRVYWAFYYPGARPWIIACGDAASKERCPGDFVSIPDSDKWMYYESETEIEKLVGWLSENNVREKELKESISQFQANKLKDSEYTEDHILNRRDINNGGRKTLSADFLATKATNALEKKYGPCNRFEATAVLQNLVMGASQSGRMYRCECLELLWPSKDHCGSCHQSFSTSEELRQHAKENCKAASSGSKRSQTAEDITKRKKARNVASQEKRSTSISIPQRSTSEKQIDGCTSVEGYHADCPFNFEEIMTRFIVPSSVKDGVNDIGLIGSGGVPALLAGQPPYLSDTALALSLERTNEASSRPTDLRSRQQNTEPSDVMNNRGLKDLHRSSRSVENGLSDELSIVGRLKSILMSEKDQVTSVKDKSSLVAGLSKSTIIRESSSRPLVGRASEILRYLKINLLDMDAALPEDAFRKSRSSQDRRCAWRAFVKSAKSIYEMVQATIIFEDTIKSEYLRNDWWYWSSPSTAARITTLSALALRIYSLDAAISYGEPLPGTAMEVSEPSCAIDEEVHRSPTPKNPANPSSPTLQKTPEPDSSENPRTRSRTSKRRRDLNS from the exons ATGGAAGCTGAAACCAGTAACGCGAAAGGGGGAGCTAAAATGGCGTTTCAAATAGATCTAAACGAGATGCCAATCTCGTCACCCCGGGAAGTAGCCGACGACGCCGTATTGCGAAGCGCTGGTGCTTCTTCCGTCTGTGTGGTGTGCCGGAAAGGGGTTCCGGTCGGGATAGTTCCCGACAAAGTGACGGGAGAGCTGCGCCACGAGAGAAAGTGCTTCCGGTGCTTGCTCAGGAACGATAACGCCGGTGGAGGCGACGCGGGGCGGTTCGACATCAATGCATCGCCTCCACGCGAGGCGGAGGACGGCGATGTCATCACGGTTGTGGCTGGCCGGGATGGGACCGGCGGGGGGAG AGTACAGGCTTATGTCCACTCTTCTTTCTATAGCCATCATGTGAATACAAGCAAATTAAATCCTATGCTGGATGGTATTGGGCATGATCTCCCAAAGACGTCATCCATTGCAGTAGATTCTCCATATTCTAGATTCCGCGGTGCATTGCTGCAAAAAGTGCATTCTGATGGAATCTTAGGTACAATTCACAAAGAATCTACATTTGCTGCACGGCTCCGAGCTAGTCATACTCCACCGGAGTTTCCTCCTGCAAGTCCAAATGTGTTGTATCTACAAACCCTTAGAGAATATATTGCCGAAAGATCGGGTACTTTGGGAGAAGGTTGGCgtgttgaatttgaattttgtgaCAAAGAATATAAAACCTCTGCTGTTTATATCGCACCTGATGGCAGTAGGTTCAGATCTATGGAAGATGTTGCTTTCCACTTCGGGCTGTCTTCACGCTATCACTATTCGGAGAATGATAATGTAAGTACAGAGTCTGCCTCCATTCGGAGTGGGATGAAGAAGGAATCACCAGTGATTATGACTGCGCAAAACTGCAGACAAAGGCAGAAGATGTCAAGGGCCAGCAAGAACCAGGGTTTTTTGTTCAGCTTAGGGGTCAAAAGTTGTCCTGAAATTATTTATAACAAGAGTATAAGAGAATTTGGCTCTTCAGAACATGGTGATCTCCATGATAGTATCCAT GAGGGTTTCCCAGTTCAGTATCATGACTTCTGTCTTATATCAGCTGGCAATATTGATCCACGACCATCATACCACAATGCTAATCAAATCTGGCCTGTGGGATACAGATGTAGCTGGCACGATAGGGTTACCGGGTCTCTTTTTCTATGTGATGTTTCAGATGGTGGTGATAGTGGCCCAATTTTCAAAGTTAAAAGATACCCATGCACCATGCAGTCAATACCAGTTGGCTCAACCATCCTTGTAAAGAAGAAAGCAGCTGTCTGCAAAAGTGATGGCATTGAGGGTTTAGATGATTTAGCTACATTCCAGGTGGTTGATGATGATAGTATATCCACAATCACACTGCTAAATGAAGAAACCCCCCCATGTCTAGACAACTGTCTCTCTACTCTAAAGAGAGAAGAGGAGGTTCAAAATCCCCAGGAAGATAATTCTTCAAATTCAAATCTAGAAGTCCCACCTCAGAGAACCGGAAATCTAGTAAATGATGCTGCAGGACTGAATGATATGATAGGGGAATTTCAAGTTGAGGGCAGGTCAATATCATCTGTGTGGGAAAAGGTTTCTCAAGCTTTCTTGTATGCTTGCCGTGAGATGTACAAACAAAAGGGTGCAATCAAGTTTTTCTGCAGTCATGATGTGTTTGGAATGAATAATGATAATCTTGATGGTGCTGATTCTTTATcaaaatattgttattttgaagGACTTGCTAGCATCCCTCCATTGGTTCAGAATGAGAATGAGCTTAACAAGGCCTGTGAAGTGCTTTCAGCATGGTTGAAGCAGGACAGGTTTGGTCTGAATGAAGATTTTGTTCGAGAGATTCTAGAACAGATTCCACTAGTCACTGCTTGTTCAGAATATGAAAAACTGAAAGACCGGAACAAGAATTCAGGCCTACAAACAGTTGGAAGTGGGTTTCTGCAGGTTGAACAGAAGACCAACAATACCTCTGAAACTTCTAAGAGATCTCTGCTAAAATTGGGTGAGGCAGAAGATACTTTAAAAAGGGATCCCTGCCCTCCAGGCAAGCAACTTAACAGAAGGCTACCGTCATACTTGATGGGAGATGCTCTACAG GTTTGGGAGCTAGCTTGGCGTTTCTTAGAAGTGCTAGAGCTTGGGCAGCCTTTCACTTTTCAAGAACTTGAATCCGAGCTTGTAAACCCTTGGTTAGATAGCTACCCTTTGGATTTAAGACATGAAACTGTTGAGACAGGGGATGGTGCTTCCTCCAGTTGTGAGAAGGTTTCTCAAGCTGGATCAGCCTCTATTGGCAGATGTACTGGTCTTCTTTTGGCCAAGATTCTTGGCTCGCTGCTGAAACTGCTTGTTACTGAGCTGTTGTCAAAAGCAGCAGTATACGTGCGCCCTAACCTTGATGCTGGCGAATCTAAATCTAAGAGAGGCAGGAAAAAGGATTTGGACTGGCTGGCCGAGTTAAAGAAAACCAAACTTGATATGCTTCCTGTTAATGAGCTTACATGGCATGAAATTGCTCGTCGGTACATTTTAGCTGTGCTGTCCATGGACGGTAATCTTGATTCTGCAGAGGTTGCTAGCCGTGAAAGTGGGAAAGTTTTCCATTGCTTACAAGGTGATGGTGGGGTTCTTTGTGGATCTCTAACTGGCATAGCTGCGCTGGAGGGAGATGCAATG GTTCTTGCAGATGCTATGAAGGAAATATATGGGTCATTAAAGACTAAAAATGACATAGTAAGTTTATGCCAGGGAGAGTCTGATGCCAATGGTGCTCAAACAATTGAGGTGAATGACGGTGTTATCCCTGAGTGGGCTCAAGTGCTTGAACCTGTGAGAAAATTACCCACGAATGTTGGAGCCCGAATCCGAAATTGTATCCACGAAGCTTTGACCAGAAATCCTCCAGAATGGGCTAAACGGGAACTGGAACATGCCATTAGTAAGGAAGTATACAAAGGAAATGCATCAGGACCAACCAAG AGAGCTGTTATTTCAGTCCTTGCAAGAGTTACTAGTGAAAATCCACAGCAGAAGgctgagaaaaaagaaaaggtaaaGATTAAGACCAACATGTCTGATCTCATCACTAAACAATGTCGTATAGTGCTACGACGTGCTGCTGTTTCAGATGAAGATAAAGTCTTCTGCAATCTATTGGGAAGAATAATTTTGAACCCCAATGATACTGATGATGAAGGGCTTCTTGGCTATCCTGCAATGGTGTCTCGTCCTTTAGACTTTAGAACTATTGATCTCAGATTGGCTGCTGGTGCTTATGGTGGATCTCATGAAGCGTTTGTTGATGATGTTCGGGAG GTGTGGCGCAACATACATACTGCATATGGTGATCGATCTGAATTGATTGATGTGGCTCAGAACTTGTCCAAAAAGTTTGAAGATTTGTATGAGAAAGAG GTTCTGACCCTTCTCCAAAAAATGGCCGATATTTCCAATGTTAAAGATTCAAGTCCTGATGCTCTGAAAGATAGAGATGATTTGCTTGTTCAGGTGTGTAATAGTGCACTCCCTAGAGCTCCTTGGGATGAAGGAATATGTAAAGTCTGTGGAATGGACAAAGATGATGACAATGTTCTGTTGTGTGATAAATGTGATTCTGAGTATCATAGATATTGCTTGGATCCTCCACTTCTAAGAATTCCAGAAGGAAACTGGTATTGCCCTTCCTGTGTTACTGGCCAGTCTCTTCCTTGCAGTACAACCTACGGGTCAGTCTCAAATCAACACCGGAGAAAAAGAAATCTTGGAGAACTCTCATGCAAATTTTTGGAAGAACTGTCCCGATTAGCGAAACTGATGGAGATGAAAGAACATTGGGAATTCACAGTTGAGGAG aGAATATTCTTCTTAAAGTTCTTGTTCGATGAAGCGCTAAACTCTGCTACTGTCCGGGACCATATGGACCACTGTGCTTCTCGAGCTGCTGATTTGCAAAATAAATTGCGTTCTCTCACTTCTGAATTGAAAATTGTCAAAGCGAAGGAAGATATGTTTGGTTTAAGCGCCGAGAAAACAAATTCTGGAGTATTTAACATACGTGGAGATCTTAAATCAGATGCATCGTCTTCCCAGCACACTAATGAAAATATCGCAAGAGGAAATCCATCTGAAAAG CTTGCAGGGGAGAAAAGTCAACATGAGAAGATCTTTGTCAAAGCCCAACCATCAGGAGGACCTATCTTGCAAAATGAGACACCGATTTTCATTCAGCAGCAGCAAAGCGACCAAGGGCATGCCAATGTTCTGAATAATGTACAGGGTTCCCTCTTTACTACCACTCAAGTGCTACCTGGTCATAATTTCTCATGCTCCACCTCCGACCATGAGACAGAGTTTGTGCCACCTGCAACTGTGAGTTCAATTCATGAATCTGGGGGCCATCAGCGTCCCAACCAAGCTGATATGCTTTCATCACAAGGCAACAGTCTCAAGGTCTGTGCTGTAAGGAATGAAATTACTAATCTGCTGGACTCAATTGCTAACATAGAACTGGAACTAGTCAAGGTATCTCTTCGGCGGGATTTCTTGGGGAGAGATTGTAATGGCAGAGTATACTGGGCCTTTTACTATCCTGGTGCTCGGCCATGGATAATAGCTTGTGGGGATGCAGCATCCAAGGAGAGGTGTCCCGGAGATTTTGTCAGTATTCCTGATTCTGACAAGTGGATGTATTATGAATCTGAAACTGAAATTGAGAAACTAGTTGGATGGCTGAGCGAGAATAATGTCAGGGAGAAAGAATTAAAGGAGTCCATTTCACAGTTCCAAGCTAACAAACTGAAAGACTCCGAATATACAGAAGATCACATCCTTAACAGAAGAGATATAAACAATGGTGGAAGAAAAACTTTATCTGCCGATTTTTTGGCTACAAAGGCGACAAATGCATTGGAGAAAAAATATGGTCCTTGCAATAGGTTTGAGGCAACAGCTGTTCTTCAGAATCTTGTTATGGGAGCAAGTCAGAGTGGTAGAATGTACAGATGTGAGTGCCTAGAGCTGTTGTGGCCTTCTAAAGACCATTGCGGGTCTTGTCATCAGAGCTTTTCTACCTCTGAGGAACTAAGACAACATGCCAAAGAAAACTGCAAAGCAGCATCATCTGGCTCTAAGCGAAGCCAGACAGCTGAAGATATCACTAAGCGCAAGAAGGCAAGAAATGTGGCTTCTCAGGAAAAACGCTCCACTAGTATCAGCATACCTCAAAGATCAACAAGTGAGAAACAAATTGATGGATGTACTTCTGTTGAAGGCTATCATGCTGATTGCCCCTTTAATTTTGAGGAGATTATGACAAGGTTCATTGTTCCTAGCTCAGTTAAGGATGGGGTGAATGACATAGGACTTATTGGCAGCGGTGGCGTCCCTGCCCTTTTGGCAGGCCAGCCCCCTTATCTAAGCGATACTGCTTTAGCATTGAGCCTTGAAAGAACAAATGAGGCCAGTTCAAGGCCAACTGATTTGAGAAGTAGACAGCAGAATACTGAACCCAGTGATGTGATGAACAACAGGGGCTTGAAAGACTTGCATAGGTCATCCAGATCTGTTGAAAATGGCCTATCTGATGAACTATCTATTGTTGGGAGATTGAAATCCATATTGATGAGTGAGAAGGATCAAGTTACTTCAGTAAAGGACAAAAGTTCATTAGTAGCTGGGTTGTCGAAAAGCACTATAATTCGTGAATCTTCATCAAGACCATTAGTAGGTAGAGCTTCTGAAATATTGAGGTATCTTAAGATTAATCTACTTGATATGGATGCTGCTCTACCAGAAGATGCTTTTAGAAAATCAAGGTCAAGTCAAGATCGAAGATGTGCATGGCGTGCATTTGTTAAATCTGCAAAGTCAATCTATGAG ATGGTTCAGGCTACAATCATATTTGAGGACACAATTAAAAGTGAGTACTTACGAAATGATTGGTGGTATTGGTCGTCACCTTCAACTGCAGCTAGAATCACGACACTCTCAGCTCTTGCTTTGCGTATATACTCACTAGATGCAGCCATCTCTTATGGGGAACCTCTGCCTGGTACTGCAATGGAGGTTTCGGAGCCAAGTTGTGCAATAGACGAGGAAGTGCATCGAAGTCCAACTCCAAAGAATCCTGCAAATCCTAGTAGCCCAACACTGCAGAAGACACCCGAGCCAGATTCTTCTGAGAATCCAAGAACTAGGAGTAGAACTAGCAAGCGGAGGAGAGATCTGAATAGCTGA